In Primulina huaijiensis isolate GDHJ02 unplaced genomic scaffold, ASM1229523v2 scaffold38877, whole genome shotgun sequence, a single genomic region encodes these proteins:
- the LOC140968947 gene encoding protein CYSTEINE-RICH TRANSMEMBRANE MODULE 9-like isoform X2: MSSHNEPQVAYPPPATAYPAEAQGGFMAPPPPAGYPTKDGREGQIQAPPATTKSRGDGFWKGCCAALCCCCVLDACF; this comes from the exons atGAGCAGCCACAACGAGCCTCAAG TTGCATATCCGCCACCGGCAACCGCGTACCCCGCGGAAGCGCAGGGTGGGTTCATGGCTCCACCACCACCGGCTGGCTACCCGACGAAAGATGGCCGTGAGGGGCAGATTCAGGCACCACCGGCCACCACCAAGTCTAGAGGCGATGGCTTCTGGAAGGGATG TTGCGCTGCCTTATGCTGCTGCTGTGTATTGGATGCTTGTTTCTAA
- the LOC140968947 gene encoding protein CYSTEINE-RICH TRANSMEMBRANE MODULE 9-like isoform X1, with protein sequence MSSHNEPQERIDFSVAYPPPATAYPAEAQGGFMAPPPPAGYPTKDGREGQIQAPPATTKSRGDGFWKGCCAALCCCCVLDACF encoded by the exons atGAGCAGCCACAACGAGCCTCAAG AGCGCATTGATTTTTCAGTTGCATATCCGCCACCGGCAACCGCGTACCCCGCGGAAGCGCAGGGTGGGTTCATGGCTCCACCACCACCGGCTGGCTACCCGACGAAAGATGGCCGTGAGGGGCAGATTCAGGCACCACCGGCCACCACCAAGTCTAGAGGCGATGGCTTCTGGAAGGGATG TTGCGCTGCCTTATGCTGCTGCTGTGTATTGGATGCTTGTTTCTAA
- the LOC140968941 gene encoding protein PAT1 homolog 2-like codes for MERSGEKDSSDFSDPSSSSISDSALFDASQYAFFGNDLVGDVEIGGLEDEEVGVPVIGGGFGGDVELHEYHLFDKDEGSGFGSLSDMDDLATTFAKLNKVVSGPRHPGVIGDRGSGSGSFSRESSSATEWARETDFPDWLDSHMSDSECYEENKRWSSHPRLSSIYHPEPKPLYRASSYPEQQPQQLQHYNSEPILVPESSFTSFPPPVSQQALSSSSHHLNLSSLSGGTQSPLSVLNNSSLPNRSLSLGGMPRGFHNNILNMSLLASPNISCNAHLQNHWSSHAGLLHGDNLILLNNVLQLQYQHGLLSSQMMSPQQQRLQFSFQPSLAHFSATQSRLFNTFPSLSPFSKSGSIDKRELKSKLAQKGRHTVRFSDQGYDASSQKSDSNTPHFRSKHMAAEEIESILKLQLAATHGNDLYVDDYYHQASIAKKSSETRSKYRFCPSHPKEQSSRSRNSSESQPHLHVDVLGRVCFSSVRRPRPLLEVDPPPVACGDVSADQKLSEKPLEQETMLAARVTIEDGLCLLLDVDDIDRILQFSQPHDGGNQLRRKRHTLLEGLAASLQLVDPLGRGGNSVGLSPKDDTVFLRLVSLSKGRKLISRFLQLLLPGSELARIVCMAVFRHLRFLFGKFPSDSEAVITVNKLAETVSTCVNGMDLNSISACLAAVVCSLEQPPLRPVGSPAGDGASVILKCVLERATQLLRDPHSTSNFSIPNPTLWQASFDAFFGLLTKYCVNKYDGIVQSLISQNPPHTLVIDSEAANAINKEMPVELLRASLPHTDENQKKLLLNFAQRSMPVTGFSTHGGSSSRINPESVKG; via the exons ATGGAGAGATCCGGTGAAAAAGATTCTTCTGACTTCTCCGACCCTTCAAGCAGCTCCATTTCTG ATAGCGCGCTGTTCGATGCGTCCCAGTATGCCTTTTTTGGAAACGATTTAGTCGGTGATGTGGAAATAGGGGGTTTGGAAGATGAAGAAGTCGGTGTTCCAGTGATTGGAGGTGGATTTGGTGGTGATGTGGAGTTGCACGAGTATCATCTTTTTGATAAAGATGAG GGATCAGGATTTGGATCATTATCTGATATGGATGATTTGGCTACTACATTTGCCAAG TTGAACAAAGTTGTTTCTGGACCAAGACACCCTGGAGTTATCGGTGATCGGGGATCTGGATCTGGATCATTTTCAAGGGAGA GTTCATCAGCTACAGAATGGGCACGAGAGACTGATTTTCCTGATTGGCTTGACAGTCATATGTCTGACTCGGAATGTTACGAGGAGAATAAGAGATGGTCATCGCATCCTCGTCTCTCTTCAATATATCATCCGGAACCAAAACCATTATACAGGGCATCGTCCTACCCTGAGCAGCAGCCTCAGCAGCTGCAACACTATAATAGCGAGCCTATTTTAGTACCTGAGTCATCTTTCACTTCCTTCCCTCCACCGGTATCTCAACAAGCTCTGTCAAGTAGTTCCCATCACCTGAATTTGTCATCTTTATCTGGTGGAACACAGTCACCCCTCTCTGTGTTGAACAACTCTTCATTGCCTAACCGTTCTCTCTCTCTTGGGGGTATGCCAAGAGGGttccataataatattttaaacatgtcccTCCTAGCCTCACCAAATATATCATGTAATGCACATCTGCAAAACCACTGGAGTAGCCATGCTGGTCTTCTTCATGGGGATAATTTGATCCTCttaaataatgttttacagcTTCAGTATCAACATGGACTATTATCATCTCAGATGATGTCTCCACAGCAGCAGAGATTACAGTTTTCATTTCAACCATCGTTGGCCCATTTTTCAGCTACGCAATCTCGATTATTTAACACCTTTCCTTCACTATCACCCTTTAGTAAATCTGGTTCCATTGATAAGAGGGAGTTGAAATCTAAGCTAGCACAAAAAGGTAGGCACACAGTGCGATTCTCTGATCAAGGATATGATGCTAGTAGTCAAAAAAGTGACAGTAACACACCACATTTCAGATCAAAGCACATGGCTGCCGAAGAAATAGAGAGCATTCTTAAATTGCAGCTTGCTGCAACCCATGGTAATGATCTGTACGTGGATGATTATTACCACCAAGCTAGTATTGCTAAGAAATCTTCTGAAACAAGGTCGAAATATCGATTCTGCCCATCTCACCCAAAGGAGCAATCTTCCCGGTCTCGTAACAGTTCTGAGTCACAACCACATCTCCATGTGGATGTTCTTGGACGGGTATGCTTTTCTTCAGTTCGCCGGCCTCGTCCGCTTCTTGAAGTTGACCCTCCTCCCGTTGCTTGTGGTGATGTAAGTGCGGATCAGAAATTATCTGAAAAGCCTTTGGAACAGGAAACAATGCTTGCAGCAAGGGTGACAATCGAGGATGGCCTATGTCTTCTTTTGGATGTGGATGATATTGACAGGATCTTACAGTTTTCTCAACCCCATGATGGTGGAAATCAGCTCAGGCGAAAGCGCCACACTCTGCTAGAAGGCTTAGCAGCCTCTCTTCAGCTCGTTGACCCACTTGGAAGAGGTGGCAATTCCGTTGGGTTGTCTCCCAAGGACGATACCGTGTTTCTTCGTTTGGTTTCTCTATCCAAAGGCCGAAAACTTATCTCCAGGTTTCTTCAACTTCTTTTACCAGGAAGTGAGCTTGCTCGAATAGTCTGCATGGCCGTTTTCCGCCATTTAAGATTTCTGTTTGGGAAATTTCCCTCTGATTCGGAAGCTGTTATTACTGTCAACAAACTTGCTGAGACAGTCTCTACTTGTGTTAATGGCATGGATCTTAATTCAATCAGTGCTTGTCTTGCTGCGGTTGTTTGTTCCTTGGAACAGCCACCTCTTCGTCCAGTAGGCAGCCCTGCTGGTGATGGTGCTTCAGTCATCTTGAAGTGTGTTCTTGAAAGAGCGACTCAGTTGTTAAGAGATCCTCATTCGACCAGCAACTTCAGTATACCGAATCCTACCCTATGGCAGGCTTCATTTGATGCCTTCTTCGGTCTGCTGACAAAGTACTGTGTGAATAAATATGACGGCATCGTGCAATCATTAATCTCTCAAAATCCTCCACACACGCTGGTAATTGATTCAGAAGCTGCAAATGCTATAAACAAGGAGATGCCTGTTGAACTTTTACGTGCTAGTCTCCCACACACTGACGAGAATCAGAAGAAACTGTTACTGAATTTTGCTCAGCGATCCATGCCTGTTACTGGATTTAGCACTCATGGCGGAAGTAGCAGCCGAATAAATCCCGAATCAGTCAAAGGTTAG